A portion of the Rhodanobacter sp. AS-Z3 genome contains these proteins:
- a CDS encoding acetyl-CoA hydrolase/transferase C-terminal domain-containing protein — translation MPRQLDASSIFDYLRPGMEIYTPGCAGHSLLFESWLSQAPERCAQLRFTGVHIPTVNCFDFAGLDSQTRQRTIFLSSDLRASWLAGKVDYLPMTYSGTWQWLVEQVRFDVALVQVAPPDANGECSLGVACDFTPAVWPQATRVLAHVNPRMPRTHGPSIPWSRIDAAVEHDSPLLRVPDPEPDASMDAVAANVAGLVDNGATLQLGLGRLQSAVLRVLHDRRNLRIHSGMVSDGLLGLIDANALAEDVDAVVAGVAIGTEALYAAVAERVRFRDVSHTHDHGVLRAIPKMTAINSALSVDLLGQINGEYLGGRQLSGVGGLPDFLRGARQAPGGRGIIALPAATPKGESRIVPMLPAGPVSLPRIDADCIVSDHGVADLRHLDVHERARAIIAIADPAHRESLERGWHELTRQL, via the coding sequence ATGCCCAGACAGCTCGACGCCAGCAGTATCTTCGACTACCTGCGCCCCGGCATGGAAATCTATACGCCCGGATGCGCCGGCCATTCGCTGCTGTTCGAATCGTGGTTGAGCCAGGCGCCCGAGCGTTGCGCGCAACTGCGCTTCACCGGCGTGCACATTCCCACGGTGAACTGCTTTGATTTCGCCGGCCTCGACTCGCAGACACGTCAGCGCACTATCTTCCTCAGTAGCGATTTGCGCGCCTCGTGGCTGGCAGGCAAGGTCGATTACCTGCCGATGACTTACAGCGGCACCTGGCAGTGGCTGGTCGAGCAGGTCCGTTTTGATGTGGCGCTGGTGCAGGTGGCTCCACCGGACGCCAACGGCGAATGCTCGCTGGGCGTGGCCTGCGACTTCACCCCGGCGGTGTGGCCGCAGGCGACCCGGGTGCTGGCGCACGTCAATCCGCGCATGCCGCGCACGCACGGTCCGTCGATTCCATGGTCACGCATTGATGCGGCTGTTGAACACGACAGCCCGCTGCTGCGGGTGCCTGATCCCGAGCCGGACGCGTCCATGGATGCCGTCGCTGCGAACGTTGCCGGGCTGGTCGACAATGGCGCGACCTTGCAGCTTGGTCTCGGTCGATTGCAGTCAGCCGTACTACGCGTACTGCATGACCGTCGCAACCTGCGTATCCACAGCGGCATGGTGTCGGATGGCTTGCTTGGTCTGATCGATGCGAACGCCCTGGCTGAAGATGTCGACGCTGTCGTGGCTGGCGTCGCCATCGGCACCGAAGCGTTATACGCCGCGGTCGCCGAGCGCGTGCGTTTCCGCGATGTCAGCCATACCCACGATCATGGCGTACTGCGCGCGATCCCCAAAATGACCGCAATCAACAGTGCGCTGTCGGTCGATCTGCTCGGTCAGATCAACGGCGAATACCTTGGCGGCCGCCAGCTCAGTGGCGTCGGCGGCCTGCCCGATTTCCTGCGCGGTGCGCGCCAGGCGCCCGGTGGCCGCGGAATCATTGCGCTGCCGGCTGCCACACCGAAGGGTGAAAGCCGCATCGTGCCGATGCTACCCGCCGGCCCGGTCAGCCTGCCGCGCATCGACGCCGACTGCATTGTCAGCGACCATGGCGTCGCCGACCTGCGTCACCTGGATGTACATGAGCGCGCCCGCGCTATCATTG